ATATCAACTAATATAGAACTCAAAGAATAACGGcagtttcttccttttgacaCCGGGTTCAGGGAGACATGATTAGGCACCTAGATTTACCTGACTCGGTGAATTCAGCGTGGATTGTTTCATGTCGATAAGAATTGGATTGTGGTATTAAGATCCCCCTCCCAACATCCTTTATAATCCTCATCGGAGAGGTATACTTGATGTAATCTTGGTGTACTCAAGGCACCATTGCAGAATATATTCATCTTTGGGCACTGCTTCACAATAATATCCCACAATGATGGGAACATGAAGGTGCAATTCACGGAGGAGAAGCTCTCAAGGCTCGGTAAACCATCAAGTATCAAACGATGCAGCTTGGGGAAAGAGATCTCCTCTACTCCATTTCCATCATCTATTACCACGTCTTCCATCGCACTGCAATTTTTTAGGGTTAGCGAAGTAAGGTGCACCAGACTTGTCACTGCTGAGCAAGTCCCCATATGAACTAAACCAGCACAATCCTTTACTTCTAATTCCGTCAATCTCTGGAATGCAGTCGGGGATGGAAGTACGATTGATAAACTTGAGCACTCCAAAATGAGCAGAGTTTCAATTTGTTTAAGGATTTCAGCCATCAAGGAGCCATCTTTCCAGACTCGCTGGAGTTTACATAGCTTATTCAGCTCAAGTTGCCGCAGATTTTTGAGTGCCTTGAGAGGTGTTTCCATGTCAGTTAATTCTCCGTAGGAAGTTGCTCCCCCATGTCCACATGCATCTTCCGGAAATATCTCCTCCAAGGAACTATAGGACAGAGAAAGCACTTCTAGATTGGGGAATCTGTGGAGGAGGAAGTTGGAGGGGAAAGCGACATTCTCATCATGGTAGCATGCCAAGTCCAGCTCTGTGAGATTGCGAAAGACGTAATGGTGCTGCAGTGTCATCATTATAACATCCTCGCTCATCAATGTCAATCCCTTCAAGTTTGGTATGACCTGTgggaatttcttttaattaggCTATGGGAAGTAAATACGGGGCATAGCCACGGCACAATGATTAAAGtatcattttattttagggaaaagaggaaaaagaaccCAAGAGCCAATAGAAGGGATGTTTGTTAAGGGTTTGCccaattcaataaaaataagtttCAGTAATTTAAATAAAGACAGTTATATGTCAATCATACTCCAGCTATTTCAATTGTAAACTAATTCaatccaaaagttaaaaaacatGAATTTCAACAAGttgtagcaaaaaaaaaaaaaaaaaaaaaacttatttatttttgcaaatgatGTCACATTTATAGTAAGTAGATGTGTTTTAATAGTAAGAAATTGTATTAATATGTTGCACTCTATTTTCTAAGCTGCCGTTCtaatatctattttattataGATCATGAGTAGCACGTGGCTtaacctttttttcccctctaagAAGAATGCATTAAAACTGAACAAATTATCGGCAATAAAACATTTCATAAGctaagaaacaaacaaaaaatatgtgACCCCAAATGCAAGGACGGTTTGAGCGTTCCGTTGGGTTCGAAATGGAACTTAATTATGGGTTGCTATATCACTATTATAACACTCAAATTAAGGTTGATTATTTCGATTAAACATTAGTAACTTCAAAAGTGTTGGCAAGACATCGGAATAAATGTCGGTAGATTATTAAAGTAGTTGGTGATCATGAAAGTATAAAGACATATAAGTACTTTTCAAGATCTATAATATAAAAGGTTTCTCAGTGACTAAAATCCATAGGTATCTTGATTTGAAATATGTTGGTACATCAATCAATTTAACGTTTGTAATTTAAACTTAAAGTAAGTTATTCAAAAGTCATTGTTTTGTCACAAGAATATTATTGGTTGATTATTAAAGTAATTCATAATTTTGGAAAGTTGGTACTTTTCAAAATCTTATAAGATAAAAAGTTGGCAAGTAATTAAAATCAGTTTTTATATTATGGATGTTGGTACACCAATCAAATTAAGTTCGGTAAATTCAaataaagttagtaatttcaaaTACATTGGTGATCCACAAGAATAATGTTGCTAGATTATTAAAGTAGTTGGTAATTTACAGAGTAGAAAAAAGTTTGTGCTGTTCAAGGCCTATTAATAAATTACTAACACGTGACTAGATAAGCAAGTTATTTGCGGCACTTGACAGTTACCAATCATTTCACAATGTTTAAGCATGGAACTTTGCTCCATAGCTAAGCTAGCAATATGCCACATGAACATAatgatattcttttttgttttaaattttggcGGATGATGttgatcaaattaaattaactagGTATAACCCAGCCATAAGGCACAAGTCGGCTATTAGAAGCATGATTATCTATGCAAGTTAATTCaataatttgttttttcaaagtACAAGCTGGGATGATTTCGAAGAATATCAGCCACAAATAATTAACTGCAAACGATCTTTAAATTTCTAAGAAATTCATAGGTTTGGCTCGGTAAGTATTTGTAAGCATGAAATGTTTGACAATTCCAATTTCCAATAGAAAATAACATAACCAATGAAGGCAATTGCAGAGAGCTAGAATTGAGGGCTataccttttcaaaagaaaagagtgcAGGTTGATTCTCACTTATATTTGTACCTCGACAACTTTGATATTCACAAGCAAATGAGAATGACCCTATCTTGCCGCAATGTCTTACttgcaatttcttcaaaagtggCTGTGTTGAAGTATGACTATTCCTGTAGAAGCTCCTCAAATCCGGCAACTCAAGTAATTTTAGATCAGTTAATTGTGGAAAGAAGAGATCCCTTGCATTCATCTCTACTCCGTCTTCCTCCACAATAATTTCTTGCACCCCACACTCCCGTACTAAAAGTTCTTCAAGCCGCGTCATACTTTTTGCCATCAAGCTTGGAAATAAACTTTTGAGCCTTTCACACTCAACAATCTCCATGCATCGTAAGAGTCCAAAGGTAAGACCTCCTTGAGGATGTCCACTCCACACGTGCTTCATTTTTGGGAGCCGCATTAGAACTAATTCTCTCAATTGAAAAGTGCTTGTAGGACAAGCTTCGCTAAAATTGAACTCTTGGATGTGAAATACCACTTCTAGGGACCCACAATCCGTTACACTTATCTTCTCTAGGTTTTGAAATCTTGTGAGCATAGTATAAGATAAAAATATGGATGAAAGTTTCTCACAATACTTCACTACTAGTGTCTTGAGTTTGCTAAAGGCATTTGAAGCAAGATCATCAAGCCATATCTTCTCCAAGTTATTCATGTGCGAGATCTCTACCGACTCCATATTAGGAAACTTAAcctgttatttttcaattaaattattagaGACGATTCTCTATTCCCATATAAAAGGGAAAACGTTCATTTCAAGAACAAGGAAAATCACTAAACAAACATAATCGATAgtatagaaagaaagaaaaaaactaaatgcACGTTTTTTCTAGTAGATGCCACCCCCTAAAATCCATTCTCCTATCACATTATTTTTTAGTAGAAAGCATATATTCATCTAATAGATATCAATCATTATGTCATAATCCATAACCACCTAAGTTAGACGAGCATAATCATTTCACGTGTCGGATGTTTCCCACAAACCTCAAATTTAGCCTATCATTAGATTCCTCAAATGTACTCTCCCATTTCTTTgaaccatttaaaaaatatagcTTGTGCATTATAGGGACTTGataccaacaaaacaaaaaccaactaGCATAAATCAATGCTTCATGGATCTTGcacttcaaaattttctttgacaaagtATAGACTTCAAGAAAACACgacataacaaaaaaagaaaaaaaaaagaaaagaaaaaacacgacataaaccaaagaaagaaatccaACAATTAAACCAAAAGATGGTAAAGTGCAAGTATGTACTGTTCAATTTTGATGTTGGACGGGATGCTCCACCACTAgctgatttgtttcttttttatattagttATTTGATAATATCGAAGATTAATGAAATTTATCTTGATTATTTCTCTTAATAGGTGCCtacaaaataaatagattgaTTTGATTACTAAGTTTGCCTATATGACGTGACTTTTGCCGTGCCTGGATTGGCCCTTCTATCTCTTTCATCTTCtctagttttctcttttttccccttattatcttattttcctccattttctacAAATCTAAACCTAACATTCTTCATGCTTTCATTTAGCACTAGTTGGTAATGGATTTAGATATGTTCTTCATCAATTGGTATCTGAGCTGGATCTCTTCAACATTTAATTGGTATCAAAACATTGCTTTGTGCATGTGGTATTGTCATGCGATGATACTAGACCAAAGGCCAACActttggttttcattttcattgctaCGGTTGCAATTTTGATCTGATATGCTCATGAAGATATATGGCATTGATGTCTGTTGAAAGTTCAGCTGCCATTTTTACTGGTTTGGAGCCACTATGCTTGGTCTaattatttctttgaaaaatcttgcaatatttattaaatcttattctaaaatttgaaaagagtAGGGGTTATTGCTATTATTACTTCATGTGATTACGATTATAAGGATTACAGTGTTACTCTAATAGTGTTGATTGTCAGGAGTAATACAATTATTACCATCCTTATGATTATTATAAATCCTTAATAATCCTGAAGAgattaaaaatttgtttaatgatatgagagaaaatttcaacaattttgGTGAGAATTGAATAGATTCAATCAACAATTGTAAGGGAGACATGAAAACAGTCCAAAATCATTTGCCAATGAGCTAAATGAcatggaaaaatattctcaacGTCTTGAAGAATTGAATAAGGATCTCTTCTTTTGAGAATAGTGAAGTGAGTAAGTAAAATTCAACAAATAATCTGGATGAATTTATTGAAGCaccttttgaaatttaataaattcagaAACGTAATTTCTCCTATTGATGATTCACATAAGAGAAAAATTCGTGATGCTAAAATTTATTCTATAATACTTCGTATAGCCTTATACTTCCTAGGTGCATATCTAAATCAGGCTCTCTGCATGTAGCCAAGATTTTTTATGGGGGCAAAAGTTGTGGTAGTATCTTTCTCACAGAAAGAGCCGCCGGAGAAAGGACTTGACTTCATTTTGGTGGGGTAGATTGATGTATGACATGATTCTCCAAAGACTTTGCTGATTTGTATCTTCAATTAGTTTATTAAATTTGATACTATTAATAATTTAAGATACTTATCttgatttatttctattattttagaTATGCTTACTTAATTTGAACTCTTGTTTACCTGTAAATATTGACCTAGATACTCGTTTTCTTCAGTTTTGAGGATGGATTCATTGACTAATGAGTTTCCTTACGTCgcgtttcttcttcctcatctgcattggcatctctctctctctctaccccctATTCTAGCTACCTGATTTCCCTTCAATTTCCGTGATGTGTAGCTCTTCTAACTTTGAAAATGCAAGCCACcaaaaaatatgcaaaattgtTTAAGGACAGAGCactaaaaacaaagtaaaataacATATAAGATAAATCGGGAGATGATACCTTCTCATCAAATAGAGGATGTAACCCATCACTAGCACAACTCACTGAGCGGAAactaatcaaattctcaaggtCACCAAGCTTGAGTGTGCTTAATTGATGGAACTTCAAAGTCTCTAAggttttcccttttccttcttccatcgCAATTATGCCCCGTAGGTTGTTGCAACAAGAAACATCAAGCACCGCAAGTTTATCGAGAATTTCAGCCATGGCACTTGAGAAGAGATATGGCAAACTGTGACAACCCCTCACGTTCACTTCCATCAGACTAGGAAATGCCAAGGTGACTTTGCAGTCACTCTCAAAAATGTCTCTCAGCCTTGATAGATTCAACAACGTCAATTCTCTTAATGCAGGGAGGACCAACGGCTTTTGCCTTTTCTCAGCGCTGAGACTTATGGGTTCAAATAATGCTTCCAAGGAGGGACACCCAACTGCCTTAATTTTATTCAGGCTCTGCAACATATCCATTGAATTTGACGGAaaaacatgtgacaaattttcaCAAAGTTCAACAGTGAGGGATGCAAGTTTGTAGAATGACTGTCCGTGGAGCTTACTGTGCCATATCCTCTTTAATTGGCACATGGAAGAAAGCTTCAATTCCtccaagcttggaaaaagaacctGCGTAAAAACATTGTATATGTAAAATGGCTGAAATTTTTggtatataattttattatgctGAAACTTGGGGGCAAGGGCAAACTTTGGGAATGACCAGCAGCGAGTTTGTTTTTCCACCGCGAAGTGCCAATCTTTTGGTACAGAATAATGATCCAATTTCTACTAAATTGCTTCACTGACTAGAACTAGAAGAATGATCAATAGAAAAATACTATAGATGCTTACCTTTTCATTGAAGAAGCTAGGCAAGGACAAGCTAGAGTTGATACGACCAAATGCTTGTTGTAAATTTGTATCATTCGTCATGAATTGTTGCCTTCCTTcgaatgaagaaaatgtcatcAATTTGGTGCATTGGGATATTGTCAATCTTGTTAATGATGGAAAGTGAATACAGTACTTTCCATAAGAGAATGTCTTGAGATTTGGCAATTCCACAAGAGACAAGAAGGTCAATGAAGGAAACTCGAAAGTGTCGGGGGTTGTAGCTTCTGctaattcttcttcttgcgCATACATAACTTCTTCCATCAGTACACAATTTGCTATTTCGATTTCTTTTATCTGCACTAGTGCTttagccatggaagaagaaaaaagaaacctcaAGTTCTCACAATTTTGCACCTTCAGTGCCTTTAAGTTTCGAAAGCACAATGCTCTTCTTGGATCCTTGGTCCATATTTGTTCCAAATTTGGTAAGCCACTCAAGGTCAATCTAGTCAATCGACATAGAATCTCAACATCCCCCATAGTTGTCAGTTCCTCAAGGTCGAATACTTCTCGTATTAATTGACATTTTTCAACGGTTATAGCCTCCAAATTTTGTAGCTTTATTAGCTGCAAGGGGTGAATAACACCACACTCAAAACAATGCTGTTAACTAGAAACTGTGAATACGGGTTGCATGTGAAATAATAACagaagaaataatctctcatgACAGATCTAAGGATAATGGAAGATGAAGCGGGGTagtgattttgaattttcccttattcttctttaaaattatCTACTTTACACTTACTTATCATTTACCTATTATGTACTTGGACTTTATTGTACATATATTAACAAGAATGAAGTATTGATGTTATTGAATTTACCCTTACATTTTATGCAATCTGCctaaattttagaaattcatgGCATAGGctcaattgattttttgatcATTGACTCTAGTCTGATGAGTGCAAAAAACaatcttaattattttctctgGAATTGttataaactaaattgataaactgataaaaaaaatataattttaattgatTAGCACGTGTCAGTTGAGCCTGgcatttttttccaaactatttccaaaaaaaaaaaacctcttatcgagagagtaaaagtaaaaagttattataaatttatgagAGAAATACTAAAGTAGTCCTAAGATTTTACTGTACCCATGCATAGCACTAAAAGATCCATTATTTTCTGGTATTGATGTAAAGCGGAATAGATGCCACATCGACCAAATGTTAGAAAAAGGGTTCATCTCCATAAGATCCATTGGTGGCTGTAATATCCATGAATTGGTCATAACAGCGCCATATGGTTATCAAAGTCAATTTCATCAAagcatttagttttaaattatgaGGACCCAAGATACGCTTCCTCGTCATAAAAAAGTTGCTTACTTTATGTAGAAAGTGGAAAGTTTTAGttatgtggccaataaaaagAATTGATTAATTTGATAATGATTTTAACCGAGTATAACGCTTTTGTGGTTTGGGTCACGTGGTAAACATAATTATAAAAAGTAATTAGAAAAgggtttccaattttttattttatactaACAGAATAGatataaaatttgatgattCCAAACAATAGTGCACAAATGAATGCTAGATGTGTTTCTAGTTAATACTTTCAAGCGACATTCTAttacagaaaaaataaatttaaacatgTGCCACACACATAAATTCTACAAGGAATATTGGAAAAGCTGCTAGAATGAAGATTTGTGGTAATTTGATCACTACAAAAAAAGTCCAAACCTcacataaattagaaaaaaaattaatttttccacTAACATCTCATTAATGTACCAAGAGTAACAAATGCAAATTGGCcttattatatttgaattttcattcagTTGTCACATAATAGTTCCATCAACTAACATATAAGAGTGcagaaaattttatatgatggaTCTTTGTGGAGAACCACATTTCTACTAAGGTCCATTCACCTACCCCAACTTTTTACAATTATTGGGAACAACTTAATCGTCTCAATTGCCTTAGCATTGATGTACTTAAGATGAAAATTGTAAAGTAATTTAATGTGATCAATAGATCTGGATGTTTCTTCCCACATAATCACTAAGTTCAATTCacagggattttttttttagttctggTTTTTCCCCTTTAATCAAGTGGATGTAATAGAATCTTACAATTTTCCATAATTACTAAATGAAGGTCATACAAATTATATAGGTCTTATATACCTTCTTTAAGTTACAATTATATCCATAAATGTATGTGTATATACTTTACCATAAAGCAGTGGTAAACTTTTAGactatttaaaaaatcgatACATTGCACGGTGCTTCTTtaaatatgttgataacatagcacatataaaatgagatgtaATTAACTTATATAGATGTTTTTATGCATTCACATATCGCATAGcaattacattttgaaaaattaaatcattatTTTGTCATAATTAAAAGAATCTTAATATATTTCCAATTCCCCTATGTGCTATTAGACTCCTCTATAATACCCATGCATGAAATTTCATTTACTATAAAATGCAAAACGCATCACCTCACCCACATataaaaaacaaattgagatAGCTCTAAAGTCAATATTTCAATGTGTTTATAAATCAAATGTTTAATTAATCACAGTCAAATAAAATCAATAGTTTTTAGCACAAAATACTAATCGATGCAACTGTTGGTAAATAAATTTTTCGTATAGTTGATAAATGCATATTACCTTGTCAAATTACACAAAACTCCTTACATTATATCTCCAACGTAAATATTTCAACAAgtcaatatttttaaaagtcCGCACAGTGAGTGGGAACTAAATCAATTGAAGGCAATGTTCATATTTGTAACTCATGGATCTTAAGACTAGCCagagaaagttttctccaattaGGATGGCCTggatggaggaaaatatgaccattttagaaaacatgAAATTTACCTGTTGTCTGTCGAAGAGCACGACCGAATGGTCCATGGTTTTACATAAGCTCGTCATCTCTGGCAAGTTTCGTAATGTTAGCCTATGCAAATAGCATGACTTCACTTTGGGATCAACATCCTTTTCATCTCCGTCTTCTGCGACAATTTGCTTTATCAAGTGGCATCTACTTGTTTCAATCTCTTCTAGCTGCAAGAAGTTTCCTATCACGGAGGAAGGAAACAAATATTTGATTCCACCACAgctattcattttcaaaatctttaataTGCTGAAGGATTCTAAGGCAAGGCGACCGCAACAAATCTTCTCCAAGTTGTTTAGATTCTCGAGAAACAACGATTCCAATCTCGTAAATGCAGTGCACTGGATGTCCTCTGTGGAGTGAACAACGTACTGAAGTGAGGGGCTATTTTGTACGTGAAGATGCTTCAATTCCTGAAAACCTTTGAAGCACAAATTGTGTATGCTGTGATTATCTTGCAATCCCACCAAGTTGAGATTCTGTGTTCTTTGCAAACATCTTTGCACCCACTCTTCACGAAGAAGATTGCCCGAATCTAGCTTGAGTTTTAAAGTTCTGGATTCTTCGTATTCATCTGACCAATCCCAAATGTTCCCAATTAGGATTTTATGCTTATTTAGTTTCCCAAATGGTAAGTCTCTTGAGAGACTGGCTAAACGAGGAATGGCAATGTATAAAGTGCTCAACTTATTCATGCTCTTGAACTCAGCCAGGCTAGCATTGCTTCGCGGGGTTTCATCCTCGGCTTCCCACTGATCAAAACTATATTGCATATacaattcttctaaattaaccaagcttTCGAGCATGCCAGGTTCAATAACTCTGAGCTCGGTGCAGCTTCGCaagtccaaaaatctcaattctgtTAGTTCACCCATTTCTTTGGGCAGCCGAGCAATTGTAGAGTTTAAAAACTGAGGAACTGCAATCCTTTTAGCTTTCCAAGAGTAGTCACATCCTCCAAACGGCATGAATCAAGACATAGTGACGTGAGGTTTTCAAGGAACTCCATCGACGAAGGTAAGGAGGGAAAAGATAAGCCAGTCAAGTCCAAGACTTGGAGTTTCTCCATAGATTCGAAAAATGACTCGGGCATTTTGAGAAATCGGTTGTGTTCTAATAACAGAAGAATCCTCATGTTTGGGCAGTCCAATTTTTTAGGAAGTTCATCAATGCCAACATAATTGAAGGCCATTGCGGTGCATTTTCTGAGATCATTCTTCGACCACTCTTTAAACCCAAAATCCTTTCTCCCAACCAAGGCGTTCCATTCTAtgtcaataaatttgtcatgcataGAAATGGCCACGTCAATAAATAAGTCATGCATGCTCAACCATTCCAAGTCATCACTACctagcaacaaagaagagtcaagCAGGCGACGTAGATCCAtaatcaacctatctctagcATTTTCGATGGTCTTGCTGAATTTTTCATATAAACCCAAACCCATGCAAGTAGACAAGGGTATCCCTCATGTGAGGTCTCCCAGAGTCTAGAGCACAAACCAAGAACAATGATTTGATCCTCTCATCTTCTAAGTCATTGTAATTTAGTTCCACTATTGATTTTACACTTGACCCTTCTACATTGGTCAAAGCATTCCTCCATTCAGGCAAATCTCCACGCTTCAACCTTTTTGCCACCGAGACAATCAAAAGaggcaagcctccacaattctGACCACTCCATCCACCAAGCTCTCAAATTCAGGGTCGTTAACTCTGTTCCCCACTATCCTTTCAAAAAGCATTTGTGCTTCTCCATGCTTTAACACATTGAGTTGAAATTCTCGGTCAGAGCCATCTCAATGTACAAAACATCTCGGTATCTAGACGTTAGCAATAGCTTGCAGCCTCTTACTTTATTATCATATCCGCAAGGGATTCCGACTTCCTTCAACTCTAGCTTTGTCcacaaattatctaaaattatgAGAATCTTTTTCTCAGAATATTTCTCTAACGTCTTGCACAAAAGATCTGCTCTCTCACAAGCAGTTTCCTCATTCACTAGCTTCAGACCCAGTGGATAAGCAATTTCTCCTTGGATTCTTTTTAGATCTGGATTACGTGATACATTTGTTATGGCAACCACATCGAATAGCTGCTCTTCCTTAACTTGCCTTTCTATGTCCTCCATAAGCTTGGACTTGCCAACCCCACCTGGTCCATACACCCCAATCACACTGAACTTGTCATCAATTAGAGCCTTAATTACATCCTCTATGATTGAAGCCCTCGACTCCAGGACATCTTCCTTCCCATGAGCAGATCTTGCAGCAGAAGTGGTAGCAGTGACGATTCCTATGGGAGTATTCTCATAATAGACCTTCTGGAAGATACTATTTTTGCTTTCGTTATGGAGTCCTTGGAATGACTTGAgtcatcttcttcaccttccTACCAATTGGATGGCGCACCATGGGGTTGGGAAGCCACCCATGGAAGCAAGCATTTTTTGCACTTTCGTTTCGTTTTAACAAGTTATCTGCCTTCTCAGTCTCCTCCTTCACACTCTTCAACCAATTCTCAACATCCGCGTGTATAAGTTTGCTGTCATACACGGCTTCATCGACGGAGCTTTGTACCCTTTTCCTCGCAGTCTCTAGTTCTTTGACTccattttcaagttcttcaaaatAGCTCTTATAGCACAGCACATACCCAAATTGGCGTCCAATGGGAGCAAACAGGCACTCGCCAAGTTTCGACAAAAGATTCGATGCAACAGGTAAGCAATTGCCTCGGCCATaatctcttctttaatttttcaaatttctttttcccccttctttttcctcttcttgttGCCTCCTTTTGTTGGTCGCTTAAACAAATGGGTGCGGAGAAAACTGAGGTGAGAACAGAACTAATCAGTTAGAATTGTGAAACaaaatccagagagagagagagagagccggaGTGTACGGAAGCAGGAGCGATGTAAATAAACAGAGATTGAGGAATGTCAGCAACATAGAACGCAGAGTTATTGGGAAAAAACTTGGTCGCTCAATAATGGCTCACTGCACTCGGTGCTCCCAAGTAACACGTTACTGGTTTACGTGGAGAACTTGCAGATGATCTTACCTGGACAAGCAACACGTCATTGGTCTACCACGTGCGGTAGAaggctaatttttttattttattttattttttccattttttactcCTGTAGTTCCTGTTTTCTTTCATACTAGTTCAACCATTGTcgattcttttgaaaattgacgGTCAGAATCATTTAGAACATTTTCTCAATATTTCaaagctaaaaaaatttcttttcatttttgtgattTCAACAGAAAGCAATAAGTAGAGGTTACAAATCAAAAGATGCCGGGTACTTCTTAGAGAGCTAGTAATTGTTTTGATGTTTCTACCATCCACATAACATGTTTTTGTTTC
The nucleotide sequence above comes from Eucalyptus grandis isolate ANBG69807.140 chromosome 2, ASM1654582v1, whole genome shotgun sequence. Encoded proteins:
- the LOC108957620 gene encoding uncharacterized protein LOC108957620, which produces MNNLEKIWLDDLASNAFSKLKTLVVKYCEKLSSIFLSYTMLTRFQNLEKISVTDCGSLEVVFHIQEFNFSEACPTSTFQLRELVLMRLPKMKHVWSGHPQGGLTFGLLRCMEIVECERLKSLFPSLMAKSMTRLEELLVRECGVQEIIVEEDGVEMNARDLFFPQLTDLKLLELPDLRSFYRNSHTSTQPLLKKLQVRHCGKIGSFSFACEYQSCRGTNISENQPALFSFEKVIPNLKGLTLMSEDVIMMTLQHHYVFRNLTELDLACYHDENVAFPSNFLLHRFPNLEVLSLSYSSLEEIFPEDACGHGGATSYGELTDMETPLKALKNLRQLELNKLCKLQRVWKDGSLMAEILKQIETLLILECSSLSIVLPSPTAFQRLTELEVKDCAGLVHMGTCSAVTSLVHLTSLTLKNCSAMEDVVIDDGNGVEEISFPKLHRLILDGLPSLESFSSVNCTFMFPSLWDIIVKQCPKMNIFCNGALSTPRLHQVYLSDEDYKGCWEGDLNTTIQFLST
- the LOC120290643 gene encoding uncharacterized protein LOC120290643; the protein is MPFGGCDYSWKAKRIAVPQFLNSTIARLPKEMGELTELRFLDLRSCTELRVIEPGMLESLVNLEELYMQYSFDQWEAEDETPRSNASLAEFKSMNKLSTLYIAIPRLASLSRDLPFGKLNKHKILIGNIWDWSDEYEESRTLKLKLDSGNLLREEWVQRCLQRTQNLNLVGLQDNHSIHNLCFKGFQELKHLHVQNSPSLQYVVHSTEDIQCTAFTRLESLFLENLNNLEKICCGRLALESFSILKILKMNSCGGIKYLFPSSVIGNFLQLEEIETSRCHLIKQIVAEDGDEKDVDPKVKSCYLHRLTLRNLPEMTSLCKTMDHSVVLFDRQQLIKLQNLEAITVEKCQLIREVFDLEELTTMGDVEILCRLTRLTLSGLPNLEQIWTKDPRRALCFRNLKALKVQNCENLRFLFSSSMAKALVQIKEIEIANCVLMEEVMYAQEEELAEATTPDTFEFPSLTFLSLVELPNLKTFSYGKYCIHFPSLTRLTISQCTKLMTFSSFEGRQQFMTNDTNLQQAFGRINSSLSLPSFFNEKVLFPSLEELKLSSMCQLKRIWHSKLHGQSFYKLASLTVELCENLSHVFPSNSMDMLQSLNKIKAVGCPSLEALFEPISLSAEKRQKPLVLPALRELTLLNLSRLRDIFESDCKVTLAFPSLMEVNVRGCHSLPYLFSSAMAEILDKLAVLDVSCCNNLRGIIAMEEGKGKTLETLKFHQLSTLKLGDLENLISFRSVSCASDGLHPLFDEKLEELHITEIEGKSGS